TTCGTAGTCCTCATTCTTCTACATTagcattattaaaaatactgatttaaactttcacgttttttagggttccgtacccaaagggtcaaacgggaccctattattgagactccgctgtccgtccgtccgtctgtcaccaagctgtatttcatgaacagtgatagttagccagttgaaatttctacagattatatatttctgttgccgctataacaacaaatactaaaaacagaataaaataaatatttctttcctttctcgaggttctcatccaatcaccgaagttaaggaatgtcgggcggggtcagtacttggatgggtgaccgttttttatagataatgatatttttatgataattttaacgcgtgatttgtgcacaagcccaaacgttggaggtaaatttaaaactcaatacgcgcttaagtcccgtttgtattagttaataattattaaaaatattaggacacagtttgttgtaaatcaaccacagctatgcccttaTGATTGATCTTTCAaatctataattattataagagttgggagcatttaaaaatatgtatgaaaatctgtttttagctcctaatttttacacaaattataaaatcgaaaaaagtctaaCATGGAGacatcaaaatatataaacacattttccataatgtcaatatccatagaggaaaatggggactacgtttgtatggataagCAGCCGTGGCCAACCTGATAACCCAAAAATCATAggacaaaactagagacaggtaaAACCTGGCATCATGTgcgcaaacctttgacagttgccaactcCATTTGAAGTGCTAGCGCACACCGACTGCGTGTGCGTGGCAAGTgcacgtgcgcgttgtaatgtagagatccttatgagagacggcacactgcttgcgtgacgtgtgcgtgcaAAGCTCTAATTTTAGCGCACGCGGACttgcacgtctacgcacacgcagccGGTGTGCACGGGcctttaacacattgagtaccggtACCCCGCTAGGCGGGCGCTCCGTTCGtcgtcgctttcctctacaaagcgggaaaacgttggcagtgaattcGTTAAGGTAAGAATTAAATGGGAAGCTGAGTCATTGAGATCAGAGCTCATCAATTACAAATGAATTAAGGTAAGTGCGGCTTCATCACCATTAATATGTCACAGAGAACTTGGAAGAAGGCCAGCAAAAAAGGTTTGAGAAATAATTCTTTCGAGCATTTTTGCGCATTATCATTCAGCCATTATGATGGCGATTATGAAACCTGGGTCGACCATAAATCATtgagatatttaatttatatttcaacaTTGGGCGTAAATATGCATTGGTGAAAAGCTCATTAAGGTCAATGTGGCAaagatattactttttttttaacaagtagaaacttttgcgaacgatgctattaagcttagaataaattttaaagtggaaaaattactgccttgggtgagacttgaactcacggcacTCTGGGtggatactccagcgctctgccaactgagccaccaaaaCCTCATCCATTGCCAGCGAATTTTTCCACcttatgggtctaggggaccctagtgACATGTACCACGTCAACAGCATCCTGGCAAATATTTCCGACCAAGTGGATTGTCCCATACTTTGGAActcaattattttcattttattgttagtatttagattatttttaatttatgtaatttatatttaatttttatttctgtttgtttgtgatgtaacTGTGAGTTTTAAGAAccagaaataaataaacgaattgaattgaaaagtcGGTCTCATCCCCATTGACCTTAATATAgagccaaagagaatttgaaatagaggtatattgtcaaagaaaacattgtagccacataaatttactgccatctttcggtacatgattaaaacttttagaaggccatttgactttgatccttattctttcactgatatgtgttaagtggttaaatatcaaaaagtggcgccatcttaccgggcagaATCTAAAGGTGAAACGAAGCggcatacctttggcctttgatctattagatggcgccactttttgatattcaacaaagtcaaatggcgttctaaaagttttaatcatgtatcgaaagatggcagcaaATTTATCAGGCTACACAgtattctttgacaatacacctctatttcaaattctctttgctttagCTCACGCTACGATAAGAAATGGCCCATCAATAAAACCTCTTCACAATATACGTTTGACATCGCAGGGCCGCGGTCTCACGGGCTTGAAGAACCTTGGCAACACTTGCTACATGAACTCCATCATCCAGTGCCTGAACAACACCGCCATCTTGTGCCATTACTTCTGCAACGGACAGTACATGGAACATGTTAACAGGTAATTTATATAAACAACAAAATTGTGTTAAAAGGACCCCGGGCCTAATGTATGGAAAATGTGGTTTCAGTTAAATGTCCTGGGATTTTGATACCTTATAGATTTGaccttttgacgaccggtttggcctacgaagctgatggtcccgggttcaaatcctggtaagggcatatattcgtgtgatgagcatggatatttgttcctgagtcatgggtgttttctatgtatttaagtatttaaaaatatttatatattatatatatcgttgtctaattaccctcgaagcgctggtggcctagcggtaagagcgtgcgacttgcaatccggaggtcgcgggttcaaaccccggctcgtaccaatgagtttttcggaatttatgtatgaaatatcatttgatatttaccagtcgcttttcggtgaaggaaaacatcgtgaggaaaccggactaatcccaacaaggcctagtttaccctctgggttggaaggtcagatggcagtcgctttcgtaaaaactagtgcctacgccaaatcttgggattagttgtcaagcggaccccaggctcccatgggccgtggcaaaaatgccgggacaacgtgaggaagaagaagagttgtctaattaccctcaacacaagccttattgagcttactgtgggacttgtcaatttgtgtaataatgtcctataatatttatttattttatttatttatagatttcaGTGTATTGAACAAAGATCTCTATGGGTGCTACCACTGTTTCTGAGTTCCTTTCAAAGTTTCGACCGATTTTGTACCCTCCTGCAAGCTCAGTTTACAAATAcgacaaattaaaaatttcaaGGATAAAATGAAAGAAATATAGCAAGagattaaatattatcaatctatatttaaatattttcatcacacttgctcgaaaaagttcttatttcatgcaggtgtactgaaggacaacggcctattttgttcccacgggagttatggattgtgaagaAAAAAGCTAAAACTCCCTAggaagttttagttttttttttaattatgtcacttattcatacaaactaagtagcataaatgagttttatttttaaaatcctgacgattataatgtaatatttttgtttatgtttaaaattaattaatttgattaatttaataaccgtttaaaatatttttacataattttcaatcgtggctgaatgccgaataggtctgtgccctcgatgctaacctgtcaagaaattacaaaatggcggacgaatgtttgatatgtcaccgtatttaagaattatttcgattaaaattttgttttttcttcgcaagtgtgatgaaaaacattgtgtgtaactccgggggtaagaatattgcaaactcgggtcttttaataaccaccctcgtatccaacatttcacttacccccctcgttgcacaatgtactattatatgaTACACTTCTATCgaatcatattttttacaatgaTACAATTTTAACGTAGTTTAGGTAATATATTTAGCGTTGATTCCTATTGGGAGcatgcacgactgtcacgcaccctagtgtccgcaagtctaggggaaaacgtcaattcactacatcttataaaactactccaaaactaaaaactactgaacggattttcatacgactttcatctatcaatagagtgattcttgaggaaggcttaagtatataacttgttaaggttttgtgtaaattgcttgaaatataacgatgttgtcggaaaaatatttatacaaatgaatattttgtaagttggcagcaagttttgattttattaggttggtagccattaatcgcagtaacgttatagcgattttaaagcactaGTAGACTTTAGACTTTTTTGAAACCtttttagtacattacgatacaagtgcgaaaaataggaaattcgaatcgagtggcgataaattaaaacaccaccgaagggagtgttttaaatcgacacgagttgcaaattgcctattcgcacatgtatcgtacaacgttttactgtacatattttCGACAGAGATGCGTAATGTGcttattatcgcactagtgtgaTAAAGTAGcgccacatgtactgtaaatgtatgttcttatattcgtgttaattaaTGTATAAAAGACAGATATATTATAGagtaggaaaaaaataaaaaaagcattaCTGATATAGCATATTGTACCAGGGCACACGGAACGCGAGGAGCGATTGCAGAAGAATTAGCCGCCGTCGTACGAGCGCTGTGGTCCGGCCAGTACCGGTACATCGCGACCATCGACTTGCGGGTAAGAAACAGCAGGGGGCGGGTGGGATCACGGGCTTACTAGTGTCACCTGGTGGACATGCACAAGTTATGCACAAGttaataatatgtttaaaattcatacatatttatacaatacaatacaaatatactttattgcacacctcaatacagaaacagtatacaacacacacacacacacacgcacgcacgcacgcacgcacgcacgcacgcacgcacacacacacacacaatagGTACAATAAGTGTATTGAAAGTGAGTGCTTTATTCGCCAATGTTTGGCGAAACAATGTCCCAGACTTTATTtaggaaaataaattaaattttggtcGTAAAGACATTAAGAAATTTCGTAAACGAAATGTCCATTTCTATTCTTATTTTCGAAGTGTTTGGGTCACCCACAGGTTGCATAAACAAGTTAAAcaaccgaaaaaataaaatttaattctgtttaatttgtatgaaaacaatacctatattcgacactaaagatatacaacgtgtctctaccctCTGGACATAGGTGAATACAACGTGTCtattagggtatttctaacctatgtaTAAAGTATCATTCCAAACGACACAGTGGAGAAATTAGTCATTTACGGTTGAATACTTCGGAACAGCCGGTATGTAGATACACGGTCACTGTGAACGACTAATACAGTATGCTCCTATTTATTGATgaataatttgaattaatttaacttttaaaatattttatttttaccgtaaatataataatttaccatattagaacattcctGAAAAGGAACTCTTATCGGGATCTCGGTTAATGTCCAGAGAGTGACAGGTTGTATGTGATATCCgaatataattttgtaattattttcagAATGAAGTAGGCAAGCACCAGCGAGCATTCCGAGGCTGCGAGCAGCAAGACTCCCATGAGTTCCTGACGATACTCATGGACTGGCTCCATCTCGACCTGCAGTTCTCCAGCAAGCCACAAATcaaggtacagtatgtttatttagtcccctgcaataatttacgggctgaatatataggtcatatggagcaacttttactatgggaccaaccccgaaatctcgtaaaaaaaattggctgtctgaccttgacattttctatgggagagtaaattttttttttcggtatttCGGGTtcggtcccatagtaaaagttgctcagtatgatatTACACGATCAAATTAAATAGGTTAAAGTCAGAACGATGAAGGAACATTTTTCTACCTTTGGTTTATTGGTTAGATAACCGATaaatttagggtcggcaacgcgcatgtaactcctctggagttgcaggcgtacataggctacggagactgtttaccatcaggcgggccgtatgcttgtttgccaccgacgtagtattaaaaaaaaaagattcaagTGCccgaaaatataaaaacaatttttatttatttatttagctacagtcaattgtaaaaatatgggtgtacacatcttactcaaaaatatgtcccatagcatcttattccagtgtaataagagcgtagataagacgattctctcgatacatatttttgcagctgactgtacctaaatatACAGACATCATGCCGACCTGCAGTTCAGTTCAAGTCGTTCCCTCAATGCTGATGTTCGTGAGATCACGTTCTTCTATTGAAGACCAGGTTCCTCCATCCCTCGCCAGGCGCATGGCCTCGTGcaattttaattgcataggtgcatTTTAGCACACCATTTAGTAAGGCGGAGGGCCCTGAGGTctggtgccttcaactttgccGGTCGTAATAACTCTCCAGGATATCCGAAGGTACAATATATACACTTTTATTTAAAGTGAAATGTACTGAATACCACGTCTACTCTGACAGCCTTCTAGCTTAGTCGGTAGTGACGCTGACTACGAAACTGGAGGTtctgagttcgaatcccggcaaggAAATATCTATTAATTAGCTTCTTTGATAGCGTACACCCAGGCGCAAAATGATATGGCTGAAATGAACATCTTTATACAGGTGTTTATTtgcacctgcaataatttacggggtgatataggtcatactgagcaacattTACTATGCCAACACCGAAATTGccaaaaaaaatggctgtttctTACATTTTGGCGGTCTggccttgacattttctattaGTAAATTGTTTTTTAGCGATTtgggggttggtcccatagtaaaaattgctcagtgtaacctatatattcagcccgtaaattatttcaCGTGTCTAAACAAACATCCTGTATTTAAATTGATAGTTCAGTCATGAGCAATAAaatgttactcttcgaaggcctcaaaaatatgtgacacgctaTTATGGCTCTAGAGATAATGTCATGTCAGATATGTTTGCGGCCTTCGTCGTTTGCGGCACATATTATTACAAGTGATTGTTCAAATACTCCACAATCATTTTATCTCTTAGACAATcagaatattaaaaagtaaacatcaatttaaaataaaattacgccAATACCTATAAGAAACCCAAAAACGAAGTGCTTAAAACTTAACCCCACCTGACCACACCATTATCTGCCGTTACCTATTCACTTGCGCTCACatcttatacatttttaatactaaattatttatcaaataagtATAATAGCTACGTGTCATACTTTGTACACACACTGTTACTCGGATTATATTATCTATTGTTGCAAATATTTtcagtacctacatacttacagtacaaatatacagggtgaccttagccattggacaaaccctgaaatcccacatagggttacttctcaggaatgctctgacgttaatattttttaattagaacaaaagatataaaataaattattcgaacaaaagttatttgcaataatcgacatcaaaaagaaatacactatgttaatctttggcagtgtttttgacatttttttcgaaatatttgataatgatgacatttttcaaaagtcagaagcttattagtgtcataaataaaaaagataatcaaaaaggtcgaagaaggttccatactattctttgaatATCTTCAAAGTTagttaccttaggagctactaacacatacaggcttcaaagtaaaaaatggtaatttgttaatttcttcgaaaccgctacaccggttgttatgatactttgtacactggttctaaataccctaatgcatatgtacatttcggctttgtccaatggctagggacacactgtatgtaatatgcatatatatttatacatataagtacattgactagcggtgcactggtcgtttattagtgtaagttttatggttctgacggaagatcagcgctgtggtctccgcagcatgtctgctgagtcagcgcctattaccacaacacatgaccctctactaatacctctactaatctaaaaataagacacgtacTTCATTGTTGTCGCTATTAGTGTccaattgtatgttactttttctttgtctcatattatttgtttgtgtctcaaagcatgtaagttgtggttgaataaagattttatctatttatcttACAGGACAGCCTCCCGCCCTCTGAAAAAGCGTGGCAGGAGTTCACCAAATCCAAAGAGAGCTTCATTTTACGACTGTTCTACGGACAGATCCGGTCCACGGTGAAATGTACGGTGTGCGGCAAGCAGAGCGTCACGTACGAGTCCTTCTCCAACCTGTCGCTGGAGCTGCCGGCCAATGCCAACCGGTGTACGCTTAGTGTAAGTACTATTcgattaaataagtttttggcaaaaatttaatttattttttttatactacgtcggtggcaaacaagcatacggcccgcctgatggtaagcagcctccgcagcctatgtacgcctgcaactccagaggagccacatgcgcgttgccgaccctaaacccgcccctcctcattgagctctggcaaccttactcaccggcagga
The nucleotide sequence above comes from Cydia pomonella isolate Wapato2018A chromosome 2, ilCydPomo1, whole genome shotgun sequence. Encoded proteins:
- the LOC133531205 gene encoding ubiquitin carboxyl-terminal hydrolase 8 isoform X5; the protein is MVLKVKVRLKYSQNHIVWLFKRGRGLTGLKNLGNTCYMNSIIQCLNNTAILCHYFCNGQYMEHVNRAHGTRGAIAEELAAVVRALWSGQYRYIATIDLRNEVGKHQRAFRGCEQQDSHEFLTILMDWLHLDLQFSSKPQIKDSLPPSEKAWQEFTKSKESFILRLFYGQIRSTVKCTVCGKQSVTYESFSNLSLELPANANRCTLSDCLKLYLNGETIPGWNCPGCKEKRDAVKKLDISRLPPVLVIHFKRFYVDPKEYMANAYRKKQTYIDFPLEDLDMRQFSLNCSPNNQIFNLYAVSNHYGSMEGGHYTAYCKSSVYSKWYKYDDHVVTEISSSEVKSSAAYILFYTSCSMRMS